Proteins co-encoded in one Chitinophagales bacterium genomic window:
- a CDS encoding AsmA-like C-terminal region-containing protein, whose amino-acid sequence MRFIKIFLTLIIFALILIVATATFFEEKVENFLIRQINNNLTTELIIKGDIGFSFISDFPYASLTLNKVSIRESLPNSKRNLLETEQMAFLLNWGDVFANSYRIQKLVIRDGQLNLRTLQEGQINYDILKEEDSINTDPEAAAEEDMMLSLQQTELYNIEVHYIDEPLEQEFTFTIPDGTFAGDFGANHYVLNAKGNIESKQFYIGQTDYLPNKKAALNLQMDIDWIKELYTFQKSSLDIEGNVFEMNGTLQFFQGYSNYDLKLKGVDLAFAKVLNMMPNEYKSNLEGLSSSGEMLFDATVKGKYSPYQQPQVNVNFELEKGSVSHEKLDYPLKNMRLKGAFTNGSSQNQRTSELNIENVSFEMAGELLQAYAKITNFEKPQLNVSFDGLVYLKAFRSMAGEFGLDKLDGNVKVDKLKMVGGLEEFYNYDTTYPTMQGNLKAKDVVFKYNSHWVEKMEGEMVVNNGDLQLKDLQIDLDKSDIQLNGKLERFVPLLFQSAMKDSVVLSRPIKADLDLTSDFISMDELLEFRSEEETAEVDSTKLVDAVYISSDRQDYIVGRIRPHIEKLQREKLTIEDIEGELTFNNTEFIIEQILMKIAEGKVDLRGDFSVNKNEGLIVKLGMDAQGIDVQQLFEEMDNFGQTMMTDKNIKGTLSTKMHLKAYFNKRLELDMPKLLMAADVAIDDGELIDFEPMKSLSAFVKVSELERVRFARLENQIQIAHQKMRIPTMFINSNVTRITFSGLHTFENRILYYVRVNLLDILLGKFKKKNKEIDPDKNPNGGVNLHLVMQGDAFDPDIKYMKKKAVKQQFENDSKRSKTDIGRILEEEFAVGRGTIPAFAPRTFQYDDSDVGIIDWSELKEIEQ is encoded by the coding sequence ATGCGTTTCATCAAAATATTCCTAACACTAATCATTTTTGCCTTGATTCTGATTGTGGCAACCGCTACTTTCTTTGAAGAAAAGGTGGAAAACTTTTTGATTCGACAAATCAACAACAACCTCACCACCGAACTCATCATCAAAGGCGATATTGGTTTTTCGTTTATCAGTGATTTTCCCTATGCTTCGCTGACCCTCAATAAAGTATCCATACGAGAAAGCCTTCCGAATAGTAAGCGAAACTTATTGGAAACCGAGCAGATGGCTTTTTTGCTGAATTGGGGAGATGTGTTTGCGAATAGCTACCGCATTCAAAAATTGGTCATCCGAGATGGACAACTCAATTTGCGAACTTTGCAGGAAGGACAAATCAACTACGATATTTTGAAGGAAGAAGACAGTATAAATACCGATCCAGAGGCTGCTGCGGAGGAGGATATGATGTTGAGTTTACAACAAACGGAATTGTACAACATTGAAGTGCACTACATTGACGAGCCGCTCGAACAAGAATTTACCTTCACAATTCCCGACGGTACTTTTGCAGGAGATTTTGGGGCGAATCACTATGTTTTGAACGCCAAAGGAAACATTGAGAGCAAGCAGTTTTACATCGGACAAACGGATTATTTGCCCAATAAAAAAGCGGCTTTGAACCTGCAAATGGATATTGACTGGATCAAAGAACTCTACACTTTTCAGAAAAGCAGTTTGGACATTGAAGGGAATGTATTTGAAATGAATGGTACGCTGCAATTTTTTCAGGGTTACTCCAATTACGATTTGAAGCTCAAAGGAGTAGATTTGGCGTTTGCTAAAGTACTGAATATGATGCCCAATGAATACAAAAGCAACTTGGAGGGGCTGAGTAGTAGTGGCGAAATGTTGTTTGATGCAACGGTAAAGGGCAAATATTCACCCTATCAACAGCCGCAAGTAAATGTGAATTTTGAGTTGGAGAAGGGCAGTGTGAGTCACGAAAAACTGGATTACCCACTGAAAAATATGCGCTTGAAGGGAGCGTTTACGAATGGAAGCAGTCAGAACCAACGCACTTCAGAATTGAATATCGAAAATGTGAGTTTTGAAATGGCGGGTGAATTGCTGCAAGCTTACGCCAAAATCACCAATTTTGAAAAACCGCAACTGAATGTATCGTTTGATGGTTTGGTGTATCTCAAAGCTTTTCGCTCGATGGCAGGGGAGTTTGGGTTGGACAAATTGGATGGAAATGTAAAGGTGGACAAGTTGAAAATGGTGGGCGGTTTGGAGGAATTTTACAACTACGATACCACCTATCCAACTATGCAAGGGAACTTGAAAGCCAAGGATGTAGTGTTTAAATACAACAGTCATTGGGTCGAAAAGATGGAGGGCGAAATGGTGGTCAATAATGGTGATTTGCAGCTAAAAGACCTTCAAATTGACCTCGATAAAAGCGATATTCAACTCAATGGGAAACTGGAGCGTTTTGTGCCTTTGTTGTTTCAAAGTGCGATGAAAGATTCGGTGGTGTTGAGTCGTCCAATTAAAGCGGATTTGGATTTAACCTCCGATTTTATCAGCATGGACGAACTTTTGGAATTTCGCTCAGAAGAGGAAACCGCAGAAGTGGATTCAACAAAATTGGTTGATGCAGTGTATATTAGCAGCGATAGGCAGGATTATATTGTCGGTAGAATTCGACCACATATTGAAAAATTGCAGCGGGAGAAATTGACGATTGAAGACATTGAAGGAGAACTGACTTTCAACAATACGGAGTTTATCATCGAACAGATTTTGATGAAAATTGCAGAGGGAAAGGTGGATTTGAGGGGTGATTTTTCGGTTAATAAAAACGAGGGACTGATTGTCAAATTGGGGATGGATGCTCAGGGAATTGATGTGCAGCAGTTGTTTGAGGAAATGGACAATTTTGGGCAAACCATGATGACGGACAAGAATATCAAAGGTACGCTTTCGACCAAAATGCACCTCAAGGCTTACTTCAATAAGCGGCTGGAATTGGATATGCCTAAGTTGTTGATGGCGGCGGATGTGGCGATTGATGATGGCGAATTGATTGATTTTGAGCCAATGAAGTCGCTTTCTGCTTTTGTGAAAGTTTCGGAGTTGGAGCGGGTGCGATTTGCTCGTTTGGAAAATCAAATCCAAATTGCCCACCAAAAAATGCGTATTCCCACGATGTTTATCAACTCCAATGTGACCCGCATCACCTTTTCAGGTTTGCATACTTTTGAGAACCGCATTTTGTACTATGTGCGGGTGAATCTGTTGGATATTTTGTTGGGCAAATTCAAGAAGAAAAACAAGGAAATAGACCCAGATAAAAATCCGAATGGCGGTGTAAATCTGCATCTTGTGATGCAGGGAGATGCTTTTGACCCCGACATCAAATACATGAAAAAGAAGGCGGTGAAGCAGCAATTTGAAAACGACTCGAAACGCTCGAAAACGGATATTGGACGTATATTGGAGGAGGAATTTGCGGTTGGACGTGGCACGATTCCCGCTTTTGCACCCCGCACTTTTCAGTACGATGATTCGGATGTGGGGATTATTGATTGGTCTGAATTGAAGGAGATTGAGCAGTGA
- a CDS encoding glycosyltransferase family 2 protein, with the protein MSSKSPKVAVVILNWNGIHFLQKFLPSVLASKYKNLDIYLADNASTDESVAFVGSSFPSIRIIQNAENYGFARGYNEALKQVEADYYVLLNSDVEVTENWIHPIIDLMESNKSIAACQPKILAFHHKTQFEYAGAAGGMMDRFGYTFCRGRFFDHCEEDVGQYEDISEVFWASGAALFIRANLYHEIGGLDGDFFAHMEEIDLCWRLKRAGYRIFYHPNSAVYHVGGGTLPQGNPRKLYLNFRNSLAMMYKNLTTLQLFTLFPFRIALDLIAALKFLLSGDFADCKATLKAQFNFFSHLLKWQRKRSTTQKWVNKVQISVQPNQLGWYKGSIVVDYFLKGKKKSPMNTNENFVNCQRP; encoded by the coding sequence TTGTCTTCAAAATCTCCCAAAGTAGCTGTCGTCATTCTCAATTGGAATGGGATTCATTTCCTTCAAAAATTTCTGCCATCGGTACTTGCTTCAAAGTATAAAAACCTCGACATTTATCTAGCCGACAATGCTTCAACGGATGAATCAGTTGCCTTTGTTGGCTCCAGTTTTCCTTCAATCAGAATTATCCAAAATGCTGAAAATTATGGTTTTGCAAGGGGGTACAATGAAGCATTGAAGCAGGTGGAGGCAGACTATTATGTGCTGCTCAATTCGGATGTGGAAGTCACCGAAAATTGGATTCACCCCATCATTGACCTCATGGAATCCAACAAAAGCATTGCAGCCTGTCAGCCCAAAATTTTGGCTTTTCACCACAAAACCCAGTTTGAATATGCAGGAGCAGCAGGAGGAATGATGGATCGATTTGGTTATACTTTTTGCAGAGGGCGTTTTTTTGACCATTGCGAAGAAGATGTAGGGCAGTATGAAGATATCAGTGAGGTGTTTTGGGCAAGTGGTGCGGCACTGTTTATTCGAGCCAATTTGTACCATGAAATAGGAGGTTTGGATGGTGATTTTTTTGCCCACATGGAAGAAATTGACCTTTGTTGGCGGTTGAAGCGAGCGGGGTACCGTATTTTTTACCACCCCAATTCCGCTGTGTATCATGTAGGTGGAGGCACTTTGCCGCAAGGAAATCCCCGAAAACTCTACCTCAATTTCCGCAATAGTTTGGCGATGATGTACAAGAATTTGACGACATTGCAGCTCTTTACTCTTTTTCCTTTTCGCATTGCATTGGATTTGATTGCAGCCCTAAAGTTTTTGTTATCAGGTGATTTTGCAGATTGTAAAGCTACTTTGAAGGCACAGTTTAATTTTTTTAGCCATCTTTTGAAGTGGCAGCGAAAACGCAGCACTACGCAAAAATGGGTGAATAAAGTACAGATTTCAGTACAACCGAATCAACTTGGATGGTATAAAGGGAGCATTGTTGTGGATTATTTTTTGAAGGGAAAAAAGAAATCGCCAATGAATACAAACGAAAACTTTGTCAACTGTCAAAGACCTTGA
- a CDS encoding AAA family ATPase, with translation MMQKLPIGESDFRAIIEDNRLYVDKTQQIYNVITGSKPNFFSRPRRFGKSLIVSIMEHIFAGDKELFKDLWIYDKIDWKPRPVIRISLTEIDYKNTDLETALCKYIDLIGERHNVKLDTHTSKDKLTKLIELLSVEQRIVILIDEYDKPIIDYIDDEKKAEENRDILKNMYGALKDGVVAKHLHFLFITGISKFSKTSIFSELNNLDDLTLDPSTIDICGITQTELEAYFEPYIPQATANLGLTHKSLLKELKRWYNGYSWDGKTFVYNPFSILNFFKKNEIANFWFASGTPTLLLKFIKKQNINLEYIDKVKLSAHSFDTFSIKNIDFNHLLFQTGYLTVKQKTFRKGRATYTLGYPNQEVEESFLKNLMEYRSHQVASVVDQALLYIQDALYKNDLESFIDQLKIIFSDIAYQLHPKHNKKEPTAEDEAKLFKAWEGYFHSIIYLLIKFLGLHIDAEMSKHQGRIDAKIEVDDYIYIMEFKLDAKPYKAIEQIKEQKYAEAFKNTSKQIILVGISFDSKECNVKDWTMEIISSQH, from the coding sequence ATGATGCAGAAATTACCCATAGGAGAATCCGATTTTCGAGCCATTATTGAAGATAATCGGTTATACGTAGATAAAACTCAACAAATCTACAATGTCATTACAGGAAGCAAACCGAATTTCTTCTCACGCCCTCGACGCTTTGGAAAATCTTTGATAGTTTCTATCATGGAACATATTTTTGCAGGAGACAAAGAGTTGTTCAAAGATTTATGGATCTATGACAAAATAGATTGGAAGCCACGTCCTGTCATTCGTATTTCTTTAACTGAAATTGATTACAAAAATACAGATTTAGAAACGGCACTTTGTAAGTATATTGATTTGATTGGAGAAAGACATAATGTAAAATTAGATACCCATACCTCAAAAGACAAACTCACCAAACTGATTGAATTGTTATCTGTTGAACAACGAATTGTTATTTTGATTGATGAATACGACAAGCCCATTATAGACTATATTGATGATGAAAAAAAAGCGGAGGAAAATAGAGATATACTAAAAAATATGTACGGGGCATTAAAAGATGGAGTAGTAGCAAAACACCTTCATTTTTTATTCATTACAGGCATTTCTAAATTTTCTAAAACCTCCATTTTTTCAGAACTAAACAATTTAGACGACCTTACCTTAGACCCTTCAACTATAGATATTTGTGGCATTACCCAAACGGAACTCGAAGCCTATTTTGAACCCTATATTCCTCAGGCTACTGCTAACTTGGGTTTGACACATAAGAGCTTATTGAAAGAATTGAAGCGTTGGTACAATGGCTATTCATGGGATGGGAAAACCTTTGTTTACAATCCTTTCTCTATTCTCAATTTTTTCAAAAAAAACGAAATTGCCAATTTCTGGTTTGCCTCGGGAACACCTACTTTGTTGCTGAAGTTTATTAAAAAGCAGAATATAAACCTTGAATACATAGACAAAGTTAAGTTGAGTGCTCATTCTTTTGATACCTTCTCCATCAAAAACATAGACTTCAATCATTTGCTTTTTCAAACAGGTTATTTGACGGTCAAACAAAAAACCTTTAGAAAAGGAAGGGCAACTTATACTTTGGGTTATCCCAATCAAGAAGTCGAAGAATCATTTTTGAAAAACCTAATGGAATACCGTTCCCATCAAGTAGCTTCAGTAGTTGATCAAGCATTGTTGTACATTCAGGATGCCTTGTATAAAAATGATTTAGAGAGTTTTATTGACCAACTTAAAATCATCTTTTCCGATATTGCTTACCAATTGCATCCCAAACACAACAAAAAAGAACCAACAGCCGAAGACGAAGCCAAATTGTTTAAGGCTTGGGAAGGGTATTTTCACAGCATCATTTACTTGCTTATCAAATTTTTAGGACTGCACATTGATGCGGAAATGAGCAAACATCAGGGTCGAATTGATGCCAAAATTGAAGTTGATGATTATATCTATATCATGGAATTCAAATTGGATGCAAAGCCATATAAAGCGATTGAGCAAATAAAAGAACAAAAATATGCCGAGGCCTTCAAAAACACGTCAAAACAAATCATTCTAGTTGGAATCAGTTTTGATAGCAAAGAATGTAATGTGAAAGATTGGACGATGGAAATTATCTCAAGCCAACACTAA
- a CDS encoding DEAD/DEAH box helicase, with amino-acid sequence MQQIEFNKEFEQALNLMENTDEHVFLTGRAGTGKSTLLQHFRQTTKKKAVILAPTGVAAINVKGQTIHSFFGFPPHPVSSDHIRKRKDRKLFEELDVIIIDEISMVRADMLDAINYFMRVNGKYRSRPFGGVQMIFIGDLFQLPPVVSNDVEKRLFEFMYETPFFYSSQVLYNVDVKYIELKKVYRQKDGHFLGLLDQIRTKNLDYFTLRHLNERYKPYFVPPKAEKFITLTSTNAIAQRINEAELEKLSTKRHLYQGSIEGKFEDRRLPNDMLLNFKEGAQVMFVRNDPYQRWVNGTIGTIQYLDADTISVRVETEKGEVVHTVGKEKWELLKYVYNEEKSNIDTEVLGSFEQYPLKLAWAITIHKSQGKTFDKVLIDMGRRGAFAPGQIYVALSRCTTLEGIVLKNPIKYNDIIVDERVLEFAAVAGIYR; translated from the coding sequence ATGCAGCAAATCGAATTTAACAAAGAATTTGAACAGGCTTTGAACCTGATGGAAAATACGGACGAACACGTTTTTTTGACGGGTCGTGCCGGAACGGGCAAATCTACGCTGTTGCAGCATTTTAGGCAAACGACGAAGAAAAAAGCAGTGATTTTGGCTCCAACGGGTGTTGCGGCCATCAATGTGAAAGGACAAACGATTCACTCTTTTTTTGGATTTCCGCCACATCCCGTTAGTTCCGACCACATTCGCAAGCGCAAAGACCGCAAGCTGTTTGAAGAATTGGATGTGATTATCATTGACGAAATTTCGATGGTGCGGGCAGATATGTTGGATGCCATTAATTATTTTATGCGTGTCAATGGCAAATACCGCAGCCGCCCTTTTGGCGGAGTACAGATGATTTTTATTGGCGATTTGTTTCAGTTGCCACCTGTGGTGTCCAATGATGTCGAAAAACGCTTGTTTGAATTTATGTACGAAACACCGTTTTTTTACAGTTCGCAGGTACTCTACAATGTGGATGTGAAGTACATCGAATTGAAGAAAGTATATCGGCAAAAGGATGGTCATTTTTTGGGTTTATTGGACCAGATTCGCACCAAAAACCTCGATTATTTCACGCTTCGCCACCTCAATGAACGCTACAAACCTTATTTCGTTCCTCCAAAAGCAGAAAAGTTCATTACTTTGACTTCAACAAATGCGATTGCTCAACGCATCAATGAGGCAGAGTTGGAAAAATTATCCACCAAAAGGCATTTGTATCAGGGTTCTATTGAAGGAAAATTTGAAGATAGGAGGTTGCCAAACGATATGTTGTTGAACTTCAAAGAAGGAGCGCAGGTAATGTTTGTCAGAAACGATCCTTATCAACGGTGGGTGAATGGTACGATTGGCACGATTCAATATTTGGATGCCGACACAATCAGTGTACGAGTAGAAACAGAGAAAGGTGAGGTCGTACATACAGTGGGTAAGGAAAAATGGGAGTTGTTGAAGTATGTTTACAATGAAGAGAAAAGTAATATTGATACGGAAGTGTTGGGTAGTTTTGAGCAATATCCTTTGAAGTTGGCTTGGGCGATTACGATTCACAAGAGTCAAGGCAAAACTTTTGATAAGGTATTGATTGACATGGGGCGTAGAGGAGCTTTTGCGCCTGGGCAAATCTATGTAGCTCTGAGTCGCTGTACGACATTGGAGGGTATTGTATTGAAAAATCCCATCAAATACAATGATATTATTGTGGATGAACGTGTATTGGAGTTTGCGGCGGTAGCAGGGATTTACCGTTGA
- a CDS encoding SusC/RagA family TonB-linked outer membrane protein, translated as MKRFYGFCILMLALCVQFQVFAQGRTVTGTIADDGEPLPGVSIVVTGTTVGTVTDIDGKFSLQVPADAKKLTVSYVGYDSQTLDIGSQTTFNVNLKAGVDLEEVVVTALNISREKKALGYSVQQVGGDDLTGARDANVLNALSGKVSGVQITGASGSVGSSSRVVIRGSSSIRGDSQPLFVINGVPIDNGTYHTDDGLGSVDYGNAASDLNPEDIESLTVLKGPNASALYGSRATNGVILITTKTGKGARKGWSVDYSGNVAFSNPFKLPDYQNKFGQGVGHQFSYVDGAGGGLNDGVDESWGPSFDTSINENDGIDNDGDGEIDETGEAALLDQYSGAQQPWVAQPDNVRDIFETGVAITNNVAISSNAENVHARLSYTNVDQTGMVPNTDYKKNSVNLNFGVNVGPKIDVESNIIYTNTSSDNRPGTGYAGDNILQQFIWSGRQIDTKDLRANWNTFDEYGNVYNWNHNYQNNPFFTLFKNVKPTQRDRITGHLGAGYKITDWMTLKGKVMTDLYSENRKRIFAQGTADYPSGRFEEDEFYVKEFNSEITLNIDRKLSDDLNLNFIAGANHRKLDYTRSSITVESLTVPDIYNVGNANGNPLVEQVTNEKEVNSVFGMLSLGFKDFLFLDVTGRNDWASTLPVAENSYFYPSVNLSLSLVEALGLSSNFDLLKVRGSWAQVGSDTDPYRLATTFQSATSWNGVPRFTEGNNLPPAVLKPERTTSIEVGLESRMFLNRVGLDVTYYNAATDDQILSVDSSPTTGYSFRTLNAGTIENNGVEVMLNVTPIKTTDFSWDLTLNWSKNTSTVKDLPDGVDAVRIGRYWGLDLEAREGQPYGTFRGGKALYHDGQLVLDGGLPQLDPEGNAVLGNIQPDWLGGIRNSFSYKNLDMSFLIDIKKGGDIFSMTNMWGRYSGVLEESLEGRNTTDEIMNGYVYEGVIDNGDGTYRPNDVPMDAESWNAFFYYALAGHDRSVFDGGYIKLREVTLNYRIPSSVFKNTPIQRLSLGVYGRNLWLIDSNAPHIDPETSFGNEYGVQGFEFGQLPSARTFGITLSAGF; from the coding sequence ATGAAAAGATTTTACGGATTTTGCATTCTTATGCTTGCACTTTGTGTGCAATTTCAAGTTTTTGCACAGGGACGTACCGTTACAGGAACTATCGCTGATGATGGCGAGCCTTTACCTGGCGTTAGTATTGTCGTAACGGGAACTACTGTTGGAACAGTTACCGACATTGATGGTAAATTTTCTTTACAAGTTCCTGCTGATGCAAAAAAGCTGACAGTATCTTATGTGGGCTACGATAGCCAAACATTAGATATTGGTTCTCAAACTACTTTCAATGTTAACCTAAAAGCAGGTGTTGACTTGGAAGAGGTAGTAGTAACCGCTTTGAACATCTCTCGGGAGAAGAAAGCATTGGGTTACTCTGTTCAACAAGTAGGTGGAGATGACTTAACAGGTGCTCGTGATGCCAACGTTTTGAACGCACTTTCTGGTAAGGTATCTGGTGTACAGATTACTGGTGCCTCTGGTAGTGTAGGATCTTCTTCTCGTGTAGTTATTCGCGGATCAAGTTCTATACGTGGTGATAGCCAACCATTATTTGTTATCAATGGTGTACCTATTGACAATGGTACCTACCACACAGATGATGGATTAGGTTCAGTAGATTATGGTAATGCTGCTTCTGATTTGAACCCAGAAGATATTGAATCTCTTACTGTATTGAAAGGTCCTAATGCTTCTGCATTGTATGGTTCTCGTGCAACAAATGGGGTAATTTTGATTACTACCAAAACTGGTAAAGGTGCTAGGAAAGGTTGGAGTGTAGATTACTCAGGTAATGTTGCTTTCTCCAATCCCTTCAAGTTGCCTGACTACCAAAACAAATTTGGTCAAGGTGTAGGTCATCAGTTCTCTTATGTAGATGGTGCTGGAGGTGGTTTGAATGATGGGGTAGATGAAAGTTGGGGACCTTCTTTTGATACTAGCATCAACGAAAACGATGGCATAGACAACGATGGTGATGGTGAGATTGACGAAACTGGCGAGGCTGCATTGTTGGATCAGTACAGTGGTGCACAACAACCGTGGGTAGCTCAACCTGATAACGTTAGAGATATTTTTGAAACGGGAGTGGCGATTACTAATAATGTTGCGATTTCAAGTAATGCAGAAAATGTACACGCTCGTTTGTCTTATACAAATGTAGATCAAACAGGTATGGTTCCTAATACAGATTACAAAAAGAACAGTGTAAATTTGAACTTTGGTGTAAATGTAGGGCCTAAGATTGATGTAGAATCCAATATTATCTATACCAATACATCTTCAGATAACCGTCCTGGTACGGGTTATGCTGGTGATAACATTTTGCAGCAGTTTATTTGGTCTGGTCGTCAAATTGATACAAAAGATTTGCGGGCTAACTGGAATACATTTGATGAGTATGGAAATGTGTACAACTGGAATCACAACTACCAAAACAATCCTTTCTTCACACTTTTCAAAAACGTGAAACCAACACAGCGTGACCGTATTACTGGACACTTAGGAGCAGGATACAAAATAACAGATTGGATGACCTTGAAAGGTAAAGTGATGACAGATCTTTACTCGGAAAATAGAAAACGTATTTTTGCACAAGGTACAGCAGATTACCCAAGTGGCCGTTTTGAAGAAGATGAATTTTATGTAAAAGAGTTCAACTCTGAAATAACATTGAATATTGACCGCAAATTGTCGGATGATTTGAATCTAAACTTCATTGCAGGGGCTAATCACCGTAAATTGGATTATACTCGTAGTTCTATTACTGTTGAATCATTGACAGTACCTGATATTTACAACGTAGGTAATGCCAATGGTAACCCATTAGTTGAGCAAGTCACTAACGAAAAAGAAGTGAATTCTGTATTCGGTATGTTGTCTTTGGGCTTCAAAGATTTCTTGTTCTTAGATGTAACTGGACGTAATGACTGGGCATCTACATTGCCTGTAGCAGAAAATTCTTATTTCTATCCATCTGTCAACTTGAGTCTATCTTTGGTAGAAGCATTGGGACTTTCTTCTAATTTTGATTTGTTGAAAGTGAGAGGATCTTGGGCACAAGTGGGTTCTGATACAGATCCTTATCGCTTGGCAACTACTTTCCAATCTGCTACATCTTGGAATGGTGTTCCAAGGTTTACAGAAGGTAATAACCTTCCTCCTGCGGTTTTGAAACCAGAACGCACGACTTCTATTGAAGTAGGGTTGGAATCGAGAATGTTCTTAAACCGAGTTGGTTTGGATGTGACTTACTACAATGCTGCTACGGATGATCAAATTCTTTCAGTGGATTCTTCTCCAACTACTGGTTATTCTTTCCGTACCTTGAATGCTGGTACTATTGAGAACAATGGTGTGGAAGTCATGTTGAATGTAACTCCTATCAAAACAACAGACTTTTCTTGGGACTTAACTTTGAACTGGTCTAAAAATACTTCTACTGTAAAAGATCTTCCTGATGGGGTAGATGCAGTTCGTATTGGGCGCTATTGGGGCTTAGATTTGGAAGCTCGTGAAGGACAACCTTATGGTACTTTTAGAGGAGGAAAAGCCTTATATCATGATGGACAATTGGTATTAGATGGTGGTTTACCTCAATTGGATCCTGAAGGTAATGCTGTATTGGGAAATATTCAACCTGATTGGTTGGGAGGCATTCGCAATAGCTTTAGCTACAAAAATTTGGATATGAGCTTCTTGATTGACATCAAAAAAGGTGGAGATATTTTCTCAATGACCAATATGTGGGGACGTTACTCGGGAGTACTAGAGGAATCATTGGAAGGTCGCAATACGACTGATGAAATCATGAATGGTTATGTTTACGAAGGGGTTATTGACAATGGTGATGGTACTTACCGTCCAAATGATGTGCCTATGGATGCCGAAAGTTGGAATGCATTTTTCTACTATGCATTAGCTGGTCATGATCGTTCTGTATTTGATGGGGGTTATATCAAATTGCGTGAAGTAACTTTGAACTACCGTATCCCTTCTTCTGTATTCAAAAATACACCTATCCAAAGATTGTCTTTGGGAGTATATGGTCGTAATTTGTGGTTGATTGATTCAAATGCACCTCATATTGATCCTGAAACTTCTTTTGGTAATGAATATGGCGTTCAAGGTTTTGAGTTTGGTCAATTGCCATCTGCAAGAACCTTTGGTATCACTTTGAGTGCTGGATTCTAA